The Apium graveolens cultivar Ventura chromosome 11, ASM990537v1, whole genome shotgun sequence genome has a window encoding:
- the LOC141695677 gene encoding uncharacterized protein LOC141695677: protein MRCVQRLPKRFGSTKLEGVPREENNNADALAKMGSKMDNMLLGQIGLGIQEIPSIPEVNVFQMQEIPQETWMSPIHNYIRAGTFPEDMLQARCLRYQAAKYVEYDGVLYKRGFNQPLL, encoded by the coding sequence ATGAGATGTGTGCAGCGCCTACCTAAAAGGTTTGGAAGTACCAAGCTGGAAGGCGTGCCAAGAGAAGAAAACAACAATGCAGATGCCTTGGCAAAGATGGGCTCAAAGATGGACAACATGTTGCTAGGACAAATTGGATTGGGAATTCAAGAAATCCCGAGTATTCCAGAAGTTAATGTGTTTCAGATGCAAGAGATCCCACAGGAGACTTGGATGAGCCCTATTCACAACTATATCCGAGCAGGGACTTTTCCAGAAGACATGCTACAGGCCCGATGCCTTCGTTATCAGGCTGCGAAGTACGTTGAGTATGATGGGGTGCTATATAAGAGAGGGTTTAATCAACCGCTTTTATAA